In the genome of Bosea sp. BIWAKO-01, the window AGAACCGGGGCCGCCGGGGGAGGGACCACGATGGCAGGCATCGCCGCCTTTGCAGGAAGATCCAGATCGAAGGGACGCCCGGGCGGGAGCGGCGCCAGCATCATCTGGCCGTCCTCTGCGCCGGCGTGAGACGCCGACAAGGCGAAGACGATCGCGAGCAGTGGCAACGGGAGCCTGAGCAGCAGGGGCGATCTGGTGTTTCCTGTAGGCAAGGGCTTAGGCAAAGGCATCTCAGGGGGTGGGCGCTGGCAGGAAGACGGCGCGTGTCTCGGCGCCGACGAGTGGAAGCTGCGGCGTCTTTCCGCAGAGCGCGAGAATTTCGGCAGGCGCCGTGCTGACCTTCTCGACGTCGAGCAGCGGACGCTGCGCGCCACCGGCAAAATAGCCGGCGAGCCACAGCACGAGCTGACTCTGGTCGTTGCTGGTCATGGCGCTGAAATCGGCGCAGGTCGCGCGGGTGAGATCGATACTCTCGGCATGCGTTGCGCCGGCGGGGGCGAGCAAGCTTCCGGCCAAGGTCGCGATCGCCGCGATACGGTGGAGTGGTCGGACCATGCGTCTCGCTCCTTGGGCGGCTGATTCCCGCAATAAAGCCGATTCGTAACCATCTTGTCGCGCCGCGCGCCTGCCCGTTGGTGTGCGCTATCGATTTCGCGGTAAAAATTGCGTGCAATGCGTCTGGTTCATTGCCGTGGCGCGGTTGTGCGGCGCGGCGAACCCTTGCGTGATTCTAGAGTAGGGGCTAATCGACTGCCGATGCGTGTGCCGCGGGTCTGGGCCCGCGAAGCGAGGTTGTCCATGCAAGCATTACCTGTACCGTCCTTGCTGAGCGACTACCTGCCGCTGGCCATCTTCATCGGCGTTTCGATGGTGATTGGCCTTGCGCTGCTGATCGCGCCGTTCGCAGTCGCGTACTCCAAGCCGGATGCTGAAAAGCTCTCCGCCTATGAGTGCGGTTTCAATGCGTTCGATGACGCGCGCATGAAGTTCGATGTCCGCTTCTATCTGGTCTCCATCCTGTTCATCATCTTCGATCTCGAGGTCGCCTTCCTGTTCCCCTGGGCGGTCGCGTTCGGCGATCTCGGCTGGTATGGTTTTTGGTCAATGATGATCTTTCTGGGCGTCCTGACCGTCGGCTTCGTCTACGAGTGGCGCAAGGGCGCGTTGGAGTGGGACTAACCGTCGGCTCGCGAGGCTCCGCCTCGGTGTTGATCTGACGGTAACGGGTTCACAAGGGTAGTTTCATGGCAATCACAGCGATCGACCGCGGCGATCCGCTCGTCGCGCCCGCGCCCCGGGGGCTGCTCGGCCCCGACGGGAAGCCGGTGGGTGCGCGCGATCCCTTCTTCGTCGAGATCAACAATGAACTCGCCGATAAGGGTTTCCTCGTCACGGCGACCGACGACCTGATCAACTGGTCGCGGACCGGCTCGCTGATGTGGATGACCTTCGGCCTCGCCTGTTGCGCGGTCGAGATGATGCAGCTGTCGATGCCGCGTTATGATGTCGAGCGCTTCGGCTTTGCACCGCGCGCGTCTCCGCGCCAGTCGGACGTGATGATCGTTGCCGGCACGCTGACCAACAAGATGGCTCCGGCGCTGCGCAAGGTCTATGACCAGATGCCAGAGCCGCGCTACGTCATCTCGATGGGCTCCTGCGCCAATGGCGGCGGCTATTACCACTATAGCTACTCGGTGGTGCGCGGCTGCGACCGCATCGTGCCGATCGATATCTACGTTCCCGGCTGCCCCCCGACTGCGGAAGCGCTGCTCTATGGCGTGCTGCTGCTGCAGAAGAAGATTCGGCGCACCGGCACGATCGAACGCTAACGCCCCCGCACCCTGGCGGGGATTGCTCCGGTCGTGACGATGCGAGCGGCGAAAAGGTTGAGGTTGATATGAGCGAAGAGCTCGTGACACTCGGTGAAGAGATCAGGGCTGCGCTGCCCGGCGCAGTCGTGAATGCTGTCGTCGCCTTCGATGAGCTGACGGTCGAGGCCGAGGCTGCGTCCATCGTCCAGGTCATGGCGACGCTTCGCGACGATCCGCGCTTCCGCTTCGTGAACTTCACCGATATCGCCGGCGCCGATTATCCCGCACGCGAGAAGCGTTTCGACGTCGTCTATCATCTGCTGTCGCCGCGCCATAACCGGCGTATCCGCGTCAAGGTGCAGACCGACGAGGCGACTCCGGTTCCGTCGATCATCGATGTCTTTCCGGCCGCGAACTGGTACGAGCGCGAGGCCTATGATTTCTATGGAATCCTGTTCTCTGGGCACCCGGACCTGCGTCGAATCCTCACCGATTACGGGTTCGAGGGCTATCCGCTGCGCAAGGACTTCCCGCTGACCGGCTTCGTCGAGGTTCGCTATGACGACGAGCAGAAGCGGGTCGTCTACGAACCCGTGAAGCTCAACCAGGAATTCAGGAATTTCGACTTTTTGAGCCCCTGGGAAGGCACGGACTACGTGCTGCCCGGTGACGAGAAGGCGAAGGGAGCCTGAACCCGATGGCTGCTGCCGACAAATCGCTGTCCGGAGGCTGTCTCTGCGGTGCGGTCCGTTTTGCGGCCGTGCCGGAGAAGCTGGAAATGGATGTCTGCCATTGCGGCATGTGCCGGAAATGGAGCGGCGGCACCTTCATGGCCGTGCCCTGCACCGGGGTCACGGTCGACGATGACGCTGCGCTCGGCATCTATCCGTCCTCCGACTGGGGCGAGCGCGTGTTCTGCAGGACCTGCGGCTCCAGCCTGTTCTGGCGGTTGCGCGGCGGAGAGGGGCATGTCGCCGTCTCGATGCAGAGCTTCGACGACCTTTCGCCCTTCGCCTTTACCGAAGAAATCTTCATCGACGAGAAGCCAGCGCTCTATGCCTTTGCAGGAGAGCGGCCGCGCAAGACCGGCGCGCAGGTCGTCGCCGAATTCGCCGCGAAACAGGCGGGCTGAGAATGACCGAGCACAACATCCGCAATTTCTCGATCAATTTCGGGCCGCAGCACCCGGCGGCACACGGGGTGCTGCGCCTCGTGCTGGAGCTCGACGGTGAGATCGTCGAGCGCGTCGATCCGCATATCGGCTTGCTGCATCGCGGCACCGAGAAGCTGATCGAAGCCAAGACCTATCTGCAGGCGCTGCCCTATTTCGACCGGCTCGACTATGTCGCGCCGATGAACCAGGAGCATGCCTATTCGCTCGCGGTCGAGAAGCTGATGGGGGTGACCGTGCCGCGGCGCGGCCAGCTCATCCGCGTGCTCTATTCCGAGATCGGCCGCATCCTCTCGCATATCCTCAACGTCACCACGCAGGCGATGGACGTCGGCGCGCTGACGCCGCCGCTCTGGGGCTTCGAGGAACGCGAGAAGCTGATGATCTTCTATGAGCGGGCCTGCGGCGCGCGCATGCATGCGGCCTATGTCCGGCCGGGAGGCGTTCACCAGGACCTGCCGCCTTCGCTGATCCACGATATCGCCGAATGGTGCGACCCCTTCCTCAAGGTCTGCGACGACCTCGAAGGACTGCTCACCGACAACCGCATCTTCAAGCAGCGCAATGTCGATATCGGCGTCGTCGATCTCGACACTTGCTGGAAATGGGGATTCTCGGGCGTGATGGTGCGCGGCTCCGGTGCCGCCTGGGACCTGCGCAAGAGCCAGCCTTACGAATGCTATGAGGAGATGGAATTCGACATCCCCATCGGCAAGAACGGCGACTGCTACGACCGCTACTGCATCCGCATGGAAGAGATGCGCCAATCCGTGCGCATCATGAAGCAGTGCTGCGAGAAGCTGCTGGCTGCCGATGGCGGCGGCCCGGTCTCATCGCTCGACGGCAAGATGGTGCCGCCGAAGCGCGGAGAGATGAAGCGCTCGATGGAAGCGCTCATCCACCATTTCAAGCTCTACACCGAGGGCTACAAGGTCCCCGAAGGCGAGGTCTATGCC includes:
- a CDS encoding HdeA/HdeB family chaperone — its product is MVRPLHRIAAIATLAGSLLAPAGATHAESIDLTRATCADFSAMTSNDQSQLVLWLAGYFAGGAQRPLLDVEKVSTAPAEILALCGKTPQLPLVGAETRAVFLPAPTP
- a CDS encoding NADH-quinone oxidoreductase subunit B family protein, giving the protein MAITAIDRGDPLVAPAPRGLLGPDGKPVGARDPFFVEINNELADKGFLVTATDDLINWSRTGSLMWMTFGLACCAVEMMQLSMPRYDVERFGFAPRASPRQSDVMIVAGTLTNKMAPALRKVYDQMPEPRYVISMGSCANGGGYYHYSYSVVRGCDRIVPIDIYVPGCPPTAEALLYGVLLLQKKIRRTGTIER
- a CDS encoding NADH-quinone oxidoreductase subunit D; its protein translation is MTEHNIRNFSINFGPQHPAAHGVLRLVLELDGEIVERVDPHIGLLHRGTEKLIEAKTYLQALPYFDRLDYVAPMNQEHAYSLAVEKLMGVTVPRRGQLIRVLYSEIGRILSHILNVTTQAMDVGALTPPLWGFEEREKLMIFYERACGARMHAAYVRPGGVHQDLPPSLIHDIAEWCDPFLKVCDDLEGLLTDNRIFKQRNVDIGVVDLDTCWKWGFSGVMVRGSGAAWDLRKSQPYECYEEMEFDIPIGKNGDCYDRYCIRMEEMRQSVRIMKQCCEKLLAADGGGPVSSLDGKMVPPKRGEMKRSMEALIHHFKLYTEGYKVPEGEVYAAVEAPKGEFGVYLVSDGTNKPYRCKIKAPGFAHLQAMDFMCRKHMLADVSAILGSLDIVFGEVDR
- a CDS encoding GFA family protein; its protein translation is MAAADKSLSGGCLCGAVRFAAVPEKLEMDVCHCGMCRKWSGGTFMAVPCTGVTVDDDAALGIYPSSDWGERVFCRTCGSSLFWRLRGGEGHVAVSMQSFDDLSPFAFTEEIFIDEKPALYAFAGERPRKTGAQVVAEFAAKQAG
- a CDS encoding NADH-quinone oxidoreductase subunit A, with the protein product MQALPVPSLLSDYLPLAIFIGVSMVIGLALLIAPFAVAYSKPDAEKLSAYECGFNAFDDARMKFDVRFYLVSILFIIFDLEVAFLFPWAVAFGDLGWYGFWSMMIFLGVLTVGFVYEWRKGALEWD
- a CDS encoding NADH-quinone oxidoreductase subunit C; the encoded protein is MSEELVTLGEEIRAALPGAVVNAVVAFDELTVEAEAASIVQVMATLRDDPRFRFVNFTDIAGADYPAREKRFDVVYHLLSPRHNRRIRVKVQTDEATPVPSIIDVFPAANWYEREAYDFYGILFSGHPDLRRILTDYGFEGYPLRKDFPLTGFVEVRYDDEQKRVVYEPVKLNQEFRNFDFLSPWEGTDYVLPGDEKAKGA